The Gopherus flavomarginatus isolate rGopFla2 chromosome 20, rGopFla2.mat.asm, whole genome shotgun sequence region aacccATAAACCACACTGTCATAGCACTGTCGGATAACCATACCCATCACTGCAGCATAGAAAAGCTTGTGCAGTCAGGGCGTGTGGCACCAGCCCTCTTCCATACGACTTAAAGCAATCTGAGTTCCCCTTTAACAGGCCCCGGCAACCTAGACCAGGCAGTCATAGTTCTCTGCAGTGATTGGGCGCCCAGTCCAGGCACCTGGAAAGCAGAGTGAAAGGTCTCTTGCTCTCAGTGCCTTCATCTCCCATAACTTCCCGCCCGAGGTCCCAGGAGAGATCCCGAAGATTCCCCTACTCAGGCAGGGATACTGGCAGCACAGGCCACGCAGCTATGGGGCCAGGCcaaaacctgagtggtgctgcgaTCCCGTGCACAGGAAGCAGTGccaggggggtcaggcagctggggGGAAGGCACCTGAGAGGGGGAGAAGAGGGTCAGGTGTCCCCCACTTCAAAGCAGAGGCTGCAGAGAGCCATTGAAAGGACTAGTGACGGTCCCTGCAGTCCCTGGCACAGGGACTCCCAGGTACAGCTGATTTTACCATCTTCATGGCAGGATGGGCTGCTTCAGGCACGAGCCTGCGTGTCAGGAGCTGTGGGTTCAGTTCCTGCATGATCTGGGGCAAATCACATAATCCCTCTGTGCTGCCATCTGTAAACGGAGAGAACAATCCTTCCTTTCTGCGTAGAGAGCATGCACAAGCCATCAGGATGGGGCAGCGCCATAGACTGACCTGggtcacttggtaagctgggcttaTGTGAACAACACACATTTTAACGTAATCAGATGCCAGGTGTATATCTGGGGATGCTGGTGCACTTCTGAGCTGGAGGACTATGTCCTGGAAAGTTGTAGGGGTCGTGGCAGATAACCAGCTGAACCTGAGCTCGCAGTGCACTGCTGGCTGAGCGAGTCACTGTGATAGAGATGTGTAAACAGAAATACTGAACTGGAACAGGACCATGTCTAGGGCATCAGTGAGACCATTCCTGGAATCCTGGGGGCAGTTCcagtgtccacacttcaaaacgcatgttgaaaaattggaagggGTTTATAAAGAGCTATAAGAATAATTCCGGGCCTggaaaaacctgccttacagtgagagacttcgGAAGCTCAGTCTGTCTAGTTTAACCAAGAGAAGATTAAGTGTTGATTTGACCATGGTCTTTAAGTACCTACACGGGGTGAAAAAACAGACTAGTAAATTATTGCTTTTTAATCTAGCAAGGCAGAATGGAATCCTGTGGAGCtgtagctagacaaattcaaactagaaataaggtgcaagttTTTAAACAGGGAGGGGAACATTGGAACAACTTTCTTAGGAATCTGGTGGATTTTCTCACTTGAAATCTTTCAATCAGGTTTGGCTGTCTTACTAAAAGGACTGCTGTAGCTCACTTAGAAATGATGGCCTGGACACAGGAATTAGGAGAAgcttagacaaatacctgtcagagatggtctagataatacgtagtcctgccacgagtgcaggggactggactagatgccctCTGTCAatgttagactcaggactcacagtttgtcagaccactctgttttattagcactgCGCTCTGCTAATAATACCcagatgtgagcaccatgcaagacacaaactatcttatttaaacagataaaagggcgagaacttaacaagaaaacaaaggaagcagaatctgataagtttacctgggctagccatgcatatcttatttccttactaactagtACCAATCTTCTTAACGTTTCGCCAtgagcacccttgtttatgcctaatgtttcttttcctggcacctgtatttcaacatttcttatttctgcttaaagatacatacaacatttctttaatccattcttatttttacaatataattcattctagtTTCacacctctcaaggtccctttcagtcctacgattctatgattactGGGTGAAATTGCAGATCACTATagccccttttggccttaaagatCTAAGACTCTGAGCCGCGGCTGTTCATGCCGTACACTCGGTCCCTCGCTATGGTTCGTACAGGCCCTAGCACAAGACAGTTATCATTGCTTGGGGAGCAACAGCATAAGCCCAGGTTGCAAGAGAGTTTGAATGACCTCGAGCATAAGGTCTGTAGGACAGCGCCcagcatgggggtggagggacattCCTTGATCAGGGTCTCTAAACACAGCTCTAATATCAATATTAGCCTCCTGTTTTCACCCCTCTGATTTGCCAGTAACTCCATTCAGCCTGAAGCTCAAACTCCCCCAGCAGATTGCTCCTGTCAAACTGAGCCTGCGGGCTGGCGACCCTCCAAGACAGAAACTGGGCGTGAGGCAGGTGGCTATTGGGGCTTTTTGCACCTCTGGTGGCAGCAAACCTGCAGGAAGCTGATTCAGTGCTGCAAAGCAGATGGCCTGGCTTACTCGACCCAGCTTTGCAGCACGTTCTTCTATTGAGGGTGGCTCAGTTCAGACTCCCAGGATGTGATGTGATAGCACTGAACAAAGTGCTAACTCCAACAAGACATCAAAGGTCAAGCTGCGTTTTCAGGCCCTAGCTAGGCCCCAGCAGCACAAAGGGGATTTCACCAGGGCCAAGGATTGGGTCCTCCATGACTCCCCTAGGTGGTTACGTCTGTGCTCACCTCTGGCCCCCACTGGCAGAGAAAACCCTGGCGTGCCATCTGTACAGGCCAGGTGAAATGAAGAGCGTGGTTTCCTGGTGTTCTACAGCCATTGCCGGGCGTAGCTGCTCCCACTCTGCCAACGATATGCATGAGCACAGCTCTAAGAGGAGTTTGGTTTGGTTGGTAGCAGGTTCCAGGAATCCAGACTGAGGCTCCCCTTTCCCAGTGCACCCGCCCCCTGGGGTGACAGCGACCCAGGGCCCAGCCAGTGAAGTGAATCTGGGCAGGCCTGTCTGCCCTAGGAAACTCCATCTTTCCTTGCATAGCAGTAGCAGCGGCTAACCCAAAgcggggctgggcaggcagggacAGCACCGTCTGTGCATGGCAATGCAAAGCACGAGCTGTTGATCTGCTGACTCCACACTGACACTGGCTGGAAGCGAGGAGGCCACAGCTACCCAAGCACAACGTGCGGAAGATGGAATCTGCCCAGCCGGGGAAGAGGCAGTGAAGAGGTGCAGCTGGAAGGTGTCGCCTGTCTCTCCCTCAGCAAGTTGGAGAACTGAGTAGCTTTGGCAGGTGCTTTGAGCTACTGAAGCGGTGCTGCAAGCGCTCTTCCCACGGGGCTCCAGGAGAGAGCAGCACTTGCCTCCCTGCCCAGTTCCCACTGGGGAGACCCCGACTGCCTGCACTGCGCAGAGGTGAATGGCAGCTCTGGCACCGCCTTCGTCTGCACCAGCCCTTTGGAAAGGTGATAATCCTGGTGCACAAATGACTAGGTTCTGGTGGTGGACTGGCCTGTGGTGGACAGCCAGCTGTGACAGTACTTTGCCCACTATGGGGTCTTTCGTCTAAGGCTTCACCTGCAAGTACTGATTAGACCTCGCAATGCGAGGTAGGGCAGGGCCACACAAGGACCCGGCTGCCTATCCTGGGGTGCACAGCAGCACAGGGAGTGGAGGGCCCTCGGCCAAGCGGTGACCAGCCATGGGGAATATCCTTGAGGGCTTACAGGTGGGGAGCTTAGTCTGGTTCCTTACGTCAGGGCTGGGCTGGTCCTGGTGCCATGTCCCCGGCTGTGTCTCTGGGAGTTAGGAGAGGATTTTGTGACACAGCCTCCATTTATGGGACCAGAACTGAGCCAGTGGGAGAGATGCGAATGCTACGGAGGGGGCTCTCTGCTCCTCCGAGCAATGACCAGCTTGCAAGGGCGAAGGCTGGGCAGCGAGAAGGTGCTTCCCAAGGAAGAGAGAGATGAATCTAGAGaaaagagaagggagggagagacccaaaGATCCAAGGGAAGGAAGGGGGGGAGTGGagaagcagctctggggtggtTTGAGCAGGCAGACGGGAGTCAGTGCAGAGGCCTGCATGCAGGTGGCCTGCGAGTCCTCAGAGCGCAACTCCTGACCCTTCATTGGCAGCCCTGATCCTCCCCGCAGACTGACTGCCCTGCTCTCCTGCTCCATGATTTCCCCAGCACACCTGGGCCAGACAAGCTCATCTcagagggaagggagcaggcCCCAGGCTCCCAATAGCACTTCTAGCCCTGCCAGCCAGAGATAGCGTTATTGTTAGGCAAATGGCAGGTGCAGGACAAACATGCAAACAAGGCCGCTGAGAGTCCTCCTGATCAATTAGCTACTCTGGCTTCCTAGTGCTTTTATCGCTGCTCTGCATTCAACAGCCCCTGGCCCCCCgcagggcagagccagggccaTGCACCACTGTGATGGAGTACGGGGatgagagagcagggggtgactttaggtgagggacaggtgctcagcctgtaacctgagctaggcaggggggaggggtgtcagcacctttgcccgggaagctggataaaggaaggggccggctggagggagctgggttagttcagctttggttttgggctgggttgttgcaattcagggaatcccaagctggggactaagtttcctgaaccccagaaggacttgattgaggggtcctggttgtgcctacaagctctgctgtatccttcgttcctgttgtccaataaactttctgttttactggctggctgagagtcactgtgagtcccaggaagaggggtgcaggaccggactcccccacagaCTCAGCAGGCTGAGGATTGCCAGTGTTTGAGCCTCTGGCCTACCCTATTCCCTCCCTGTCTGTCTGCCCATCCATCAGGTACTGCCACGGGCGCCTTACCATAGTGCTGGAGTATCTTGCAGTACCTGTGCTCCCTGTGCCCCCTGCTCTTCTCTCCCTGAGGAAGGGGTTGTTTGGCCCAGCACCTGGCGCTGCGGGGTCCCGATCTGAAGGGCTCCTGGCAATGCAGCTAACCCATAACCGTTGCCTCTCCCTCCACACAGCTAGAGCTCACCATTGTCTTGGTTACTCGGCAGTcgtctctctggccttgacaaatgcagtctgCCCTGCTCAGAACCATGCCGAGATCGTTTTCCTAGCgtgtccctccccccatgtcACTTCGCTCTCACACCCCCCGCAAGCGGCTGGTTTTCGCTTCCCAggcccttccctcctctccccacctgtCTGTCCTCTCCCATTCACTACGGAGCGTTTGAAACTCACCTCTGATTGGCCCGTAACACCAGCCCCCAGTGTCCACTTGTTACTTTTTCAAACAAGCCACTTTGTACTTTCGCCTGCGCTGCCCCCCCCGTGTGGGAGGAAACCCCCAGAGCCACTTCTGCACCCACCTTCCAGTCCCACTGCCAAAcgctcctttgctgtgatgctgctGGCATGCAGAGGCCATGGCCTGGCAGGCTGACCAGCACTGTCTCACTGTTCACTTGTAGTCCCGTCTGCCTGGCTCTGTCCCTCTGCTGTCTTGTGGCTTATATGTGGGTCGGgagtggcagggactgtctttttgttctgcgttGTCCAGCTCCTAGCGCCATGGGGATCTGGCCCCGGACCAGGGCTCCCACAGTAACAATACAGCAGAAGCGGGCTGCCCCTTCCAGAAAAGGTTTTCAGATGACAAGAGGCTGTGGAGGGAGGCTGAGGAGTGGCTGGGAAATGGCCTCCCAGCTGAACGGCAGGCAGGGGCACTGCCAGTGAGTTTTGCATGTCCGCAGTCAGTGCCACGCAGCCAGTCTTAAAGAGCCGCCTGCAGGGAACTTTTCTCTCCACCATCTTACAAACATGTCCCATGTGCCTAGCTGTGCCCATCTGCCTGCTCCCTGCTGGCCTCACTGCTTCCCCTTTCTGTCCGTCACTCAGTCAGTTTTCTAGGGCTCCCTTAGTTGCTGAGGGCCCTCAGGCAGCAGCCCTGCCTCAGTTGCCCTACTTGTAGATGCACGAAGCTGTGCAAGTCTTGACAGTCTTGATCAATGGTAAAGCCTCTGCCCCCTGATACCCCTCCTGTCACTGCTTGGACAGACAGGGTGCTAACAGGAGAGCAGAGGGGTATGAATTGGCAGCAAGGACAAAACGGGTTCAAAGAGACAGCACTAGAGAGCAGGGCACCAGCAGAGCCAGCTTATGTGCCTGGAGGCAAGGAAGAATCAGCAGCTCGATCCCTTATCCGTGCCCACAAAGTGCTCAGTGCCTAACTGCTGCTTGGCAAGCTGTGGCACTGTGGGTGTCTGACTCACCCGGGGACAGCCTGCTGCTGTCAGACCAAGCCTCTGGGAAAGCCGCTGAGCTCAGCCCCACATGCTAATTCCCACTTGGAAGGGTTTAATTAGGAACCTGCTTGGACACATCTTTGCCaagctgggggaggctggggaaATGCCAGGCGTGCCCTGCAGGATGCCAGCAGCTGTCAGTCCCACCTCCCATGTCATGACTAATATGATCCAGCTGTCAAGCCACGTCTCTGTTCTGGCCCCAGAACAACACAGAATGCATTCGTGACCCCATAACCttccctctgcctgcaggcagccTGGCGGGGCTGTGAGAATGAAAAGCCCAGAAGGAGACGtatccctgcaccccacccccgcaggctAGGAGTACACTCGCTGCCCCACATTCACACCTCGTACGGGGCTGTCTCCACCGCAACCTGGAGAGACGTGCACAAGTCCCAGCGAGATGCTCGCCCAGAGCTGCCGTGTAACTGTACTGTCATGACAGTTGCTCTCAGCAAAGCGAGAGCCAGAGCCCGGGGCTTGGCAAGTTATTTGGCACCTTCTATGTTTCCAGCAGCTTCCCCTGCACTATTTCACAGGAGACTGCGCCTGGCAGAATGCGGCTGGGCCCAGGCCATCTGAGCCCTCCCAGCCTTCACTGGTGAGCAGAGTCACCCCAGCTGCCTGCACCTCTCCCCCGGATACAGTTTAGGACACTGGGAACATTCTCTCCTTGTAGCACTTGTGTGACTCAGTGGATAGGCTCTGCCCATTGTCAAACCCTGACTGGGAGGGGCCAACTAGCAGGGGTCTGTCATCCTGTCAAGGACTGCAGGGGAGCCTGGCATGGCAGAATGGGGCTGCTGGTGAGAACGGAGAGGCCTGGGAGCACTGCATgcacacagcctccctgggagagGAGCGCAGAAGCCTGGCAAGGCGGCCCTCCGCTGGGTACCTACAGAAACCTGGGTTTCCATTTTCAGGCAGCCACTTATTAATTCCACTGGCCTGGCCTGTGCCCGCTGACCAGTGTACCTGGACCCCACGATCCTGGGGCCGGGGGCGGTGTTGGGTAGCCAGCTGGCCATGCTTGCACAGCACCACACCCACATCCCCTGGGTTTGTTCACATGGCACCAAGGACACCCGCAaagcactcacacacacacaaaatccttgGCTCCTGCATCCTGCTccctgggtacgtctacactgaagAGAAACCCATGGCAGtgagtcccagagcccaggtcagctgactcaggctcacgctACAGGGCTAACCTTAGCAGTGGAGACTCTCCCCCCTGGCCAGGCGTCAGCCCGAGTAGGAACGGCACCCCGCAGTGAAAAcccagtcagctgacacaggccctGCGACTTGCTGCCCTGGGTTTTGTTTGTGCAGTGCAGGTGTACCCTAGAGGCTCTAGGGGTGCCTGCCTTAGGGAGGGAGAGTTCTGCATGGAGCCCACATCATCGATTCAGCCCTTCATCTCTGGGGGGCCTTGGGATTGCTGAGCCCCTCTCCAGGGCTCTAGACAGCTGTGGGAAGCTGGGAAGGGTtccatctcctccccttcctgccctgtgCAGAAAGCGTGCATGCCACTCACTGCTCCAAGGAGAAAGCTGGCTTACCTCTCGCAGACACGGACCGTCCAAGCGGCGATGATCCACAGGGAGATGCTGAAGACCAGCAGCACGGTGCCGGGGCAGATGGTCATGAGAGTCTTCATGACGAAGCGAGTGTTGAAGTTGATTTTGTTGAGCGCCCCGATGCTGCGTGACGAGGCGTCAGTGAAGAGCTTGCTGTGCAGCAGCATGACCCGGGCAATCAGGTACAGGCGGAGGAACATGGGGATGGAGAGGATGATGTCCACATCGGCCTCTGCCCGCGAGGGTGCGTAGGAGAAGGCCAGACGTGCTGTCCAGAAAAATTTGTACTCTCCAGGGATGGGGTGTATAGCACAAACCAGCATCTCCAGGCTGATGTAAAGGATGCGCTCATAAGTCATTGCTATCCGCCAGTCATCGGCGCCATTGTCAATCACGAAGAGCTAGTGGGACGGAAGGCACGTGATTAGAGACAGTACCCAGTTAGCGacaccctgccttccttcccagGGGCTACCCTGCAGGGCTCGGCCCCTGGGAACGGACACCATGGCAAGAGCGTGAGGGAATTCACACTGGCTACGGTACAGGGTCCAGAACCCAAACGTGAGCTCtgggccctgccccaaagtgccCACAGTCCAAAGAGCAGGAGGGGAAACAGGGGAGGCAGTTTGCCCAGTGGTAGCAGTAGGAAcaggacccaggtgtcctgacactATGGTCAGAGCTCGAGCTGCCCCTTTTAGGCACAGTCTTTCTTGGCTTGACTTGTAGCAGCTGCCCCCATGAAGCCCCAGGACTCCCATTCTAATCTTCCCACTGACACCAATCCCCTGCTAATGCTCACTCAGGCAGGCAGTGCCGTGGGAATCATGTAAGTGACAGCAGCACAGATGGGCAGGATCTGGCCTGTAGCTTTTCACCTCCATCCTTGGGCACCTGTGGCGTGCAAAGGTAACGTGCTCACTTAGCCCTGTCTGACTGGCGCAGCGCGTGCTGGAGCCGGCTGAGCAGCCTGCGAGCAGAGCTCAGAAGCAGGGTCCCGGCAGTTAATAACGCAGGCTGGAAGGAGGGTCTGTAGGGAACCGGCTGAATTGCTGCACTTCAGCATGGGACAACGTTTGTCAACTCCAGAGCAAGTTCAAGGTCAGGTTTCTCCCGTGGAGCCCACAGACTGGAAGCTGTTTTAGACGAGGTTATTTATTCCAGGAACAGAACACTCTGGGGAAAAGCTTTCCCTCTCCTGCTCTCGTCCCTGCATTTCTCTCTATCACACGTTCACACAGGCACACTTGGGGGGTGAAGACACTTCTTCAGCTGCTTTAAAAACTAAACAGAGGGAGTGGAGACTCCACACCAGGGTGGTAGaaaggcctgtctacactagcacagAGCTCAACCCAACAGCGCGAGCCAGCTGTCTGAGAAAATTTGCGTGCAGAgccaccccaggcccagccctgctggccGTACTGCCTTAGAACAAGGCTTTCAGCGTAGGCCATGTGCAAGACAGCCCCCTGGAGCGGGGGCCGGCAGCCCCAAAGCACTtaggtgagctgcatgccagggCCAGACCTTTGCAGGCTGCCTTGGGGGGGATCCCGTCTGGCAGGGCCTggcctgggaatgggtgatggccACCTGCTGGGCACTGGTAAGGGGCTCAGTTAGTTTGGAGGCAGGGAGTGGCTCAT contains the following coding sequences:
- the KCNN3 gene encoding small conductance calcium-activated potassium channel protein 3 isoform X3 — translated: MFGIVVMVIETELSWGLYSKESMFSLALKCLISLSTVILLGLIIAYHTREVQLFVIDNGADDWRIAMTYERILYISLEMLVCAIHPIPGEYKFFWTARLAFSYAPSRAEADVDIILSIPMFLRLYLIARVMLLHSKLFTDASSRSIGALNKINFNTRFVMKTLMTICPGTVLLVFSISLWIIAAWTVRVCERYHDQQDVTSNFLGAMWLISITFLSIGYGDMVPHTYCGKGVCLLTGIMLHERKQRLRESERARLQTCWGV
- the KCNN3 gene encoding small conductance calcium-activated potassium channel protein 3 isoform X4; translation: MFGIVVMVIETELSWGLYSKESMFSLALKCLISLSTVILLGLIIAYHTREVQLFVIDNGADDWRIAMTYERILYISLEMLVCAIHPIPGEYKFFWTARLAFSYAPSRAEADVDIILSIPMFLRLYLIARVMLLHSKLFTDASSRSIGALNKINFNTRFVMKTLMTICPGTVLLVFSISLWIIAAWTVRVCERELAAPHWWWPWWPGNWNSPKPRSTCTTS